In one Brevibacillus composti genomic region, the following are encoded:
- a CDS encoding dTDP-glucose 4,6-dehydratase codes for MNVLVTGGAGFIGRWVVKRLLEDGHQVWVLDDLSNGRRENLSEFLQHPGFRQFLQGDIKDEATLQSLFANGFEVCYHLGASINVQDSIDDPRTTFNNDTVGTFYVLEQCRQHRVKVVFMSTCMVYDRCQDEQGIREEHPVKPASPYAGSKIAAENMVLSYYYAYGLPTVVIRPFNTYGPFQKTGGEGGVVAIFLKQKLNGGMLHIYGDGTQTRDLLYVEDCARFVAEAGYSAAVDGQIVNAGLGRDISINELAKLIVQDESRICHVAHIHPQSEIQKLLCNYEKASALLGWKPTVSLEEGIRRTEEWIRTTTFI; via the coding sequence ATGAATGTACTCGTAACCGGCGGTGCCGGATTCATTGGACGATGGGTAGTCAAACGCCTGTTGGAGGACGGTCACCAGGTGTGGGTGTTGGATGACCTCTCCAATGGCAGGCGGGAGAATCTCTCTGAGTTTTTGCAACATCCCGGGTTTCGGCAGTTCCTGCAAGGGGACATCAAGGACGAAGCGACGCTCCAATCCTTGTTTGCCAACGGATTCGAGGTTTGCTACCACCTGGGTGCCAGCATTAATGTACAGGACAGCATCGACGATCCCCGCACGACCTTCAATAACGATACGGTGGGGACGTTTTACGTGCTGGAGCAGTGCCGGCAGCACCGCGTGAAGGTCGTCTTTATGAGTACATGCATGGTGTACGATCGCTGCCAGGACGAACAGGGCATCCGCGAAGAGCATCCGGTCAAGCCGGCTTCCCCGTATGCCGGTTCCAAAATCGCTGCAGAAAACATGGTGCTCTCCTACTACTACGCATACGGCTTGCCCACAGTGGTGATTCGACCTTTCAATACCTACGGCCCCTTCCAAAAGACGGGCGGAGAGGGCGGGGTCGTGGCCATCTTTCTCAAGCAAAAGCTGAATGGCGGCATGCTCCATATCTACGGCGACGGCACCCAAACCCGCGACCTTTTGTACGTGGAGGACTGTGCCCGTTTTGTGGCCGAAGCGGGCTATTCTGCCGCCGTAGACGGGCAGATCGTCAACGCCGGGCTGGGGCGCGATATCTCGATTAATGAGCTGGCGAAGCTGATCGTCCAGGATGAGAGCCGCATTTGTCATGTGGCGCATATTCATCCCCAGTCGGAAATCCAGAAGCTGCTCTGCAATTACGAGAAAGCGAGCGCTTTGCTCGGATGGAAACCGACCGTCTCTCTCGAAGAAGGGATTCGCCGCACAGAAGAGTGGATCCGCACGACAACGTTCATCTAG
- the pseI gene encoding pseudaminic acid synthase, with the protein MASRGISIGNRVIGPDHPPFIIAEMSGNHNQSLERALQIVEAAAKAGADALKIQTYTADTMTLDLEQEDFVIQDAGSLWKGRALYDLYREAATPWEWHQPIFERCRELGMIGFSTPFDHTSVDFLESMDVPLYKIASFENVDIPLIRRVARTGKPLIISTGMATLAELDEAVRAAREEGCQDLILLKCTSTYPASPAHSNLRTIPHLKQLFGVEAGLSDHTMGIGVAIASIALGATVVEKHFTLRRADGGVDAAFSLEPEEFHSLVTETKQAWQGLGKVAYGPGEHEKKSLRFRRSLYIVEDVKAGDKLTPQNLRAIRPGYGLAPKFYDMLLGKRVSRDISRGTPAGWDMFDDGKG; encoded by the coding sequence ATGGCAAGCAGAGGCATTTCCATCGGCAACAGAGTGATCGGTCCGGACCATCCGCCGTTTATCATCGCGGAAATGTCAGGCAATCACAACCAATCCTTGGAGCGGGCGCTGCAAATCGTCGAGGCAGCTGCCAAAGCGGGCGCCGATGCGCTGAAGATCCAGACCTACACCGCCGATACGATGACACTTGACCTGGAGCAGGAGGACTTCGTCATCCAGGACGCTGGCAGCTTGTGGAAAGGAAGGGCCTTGTACGACTTGTACCGCGAAGCGGCGACGCCGTGGGAATGGCACCAGCCTATTTTTGAACGCTGCCGGGAGCTGGGGATGATTGGCTTCAGCACCCCGTTTGACCACACATCGGTAGATTTCTTGGAGAGCATGGACGTCCCGCTGTACAAGATCGCCTCCTTTGAAAATGTAGATATTCCATTGATCCGAAGAGTCGCCCGGACGGGCAAGCCGCTGATCATCTCGACGGGGATGGCGACGCTGGCGGAGCTGGACGAAGCGGTGCGGGCTGCCAGAGAAGAAGGCTGCCAGGACCTGATTCTTTTGAAATGTACGAGTACCTATCCGGCATCGCCCGCGCACTCGAACCTCCGCACCATTCCCCATCTCAAACAGCTATTTGGCGTGGAGGCTGGTCTCTCCGACCATACGATGGGGATCGGGGTGGCGATCGCCAGTATCGCCCTGGGAGCCACTGTCGTGGAGAAGCATTTTACCCTGCGCCGTGCCGACGGCGGCGTCGATGCCGCATTCTCCCTGGAGCCGGAGGAGTTCCACAGCCTGGTCACGGAGACGAAGCAGGCCTGGCAGGGCTTGGGGAAAGTCGCCTACGGCCCGGGGGAGCATGAAAAGAAATCGCTGAGATTCCGCCGCTCCCTGTACATCGTCGAGGATGTCAAAGCGGGCGACAAGCTGACGCCGCAAAATCTGCGCGCGATCCGCCCGGGTTACGGACTTGCGCCCAAATTTTACGACATGCTGCTGGGCAAGCGGGTAAGCCGCGATATCTCAAGAGGAACACCCGCAGGGTGGGATATGTTTGATGACGGAAAGGGATGA
- the pseG gene encoding UDP-2,4-diacetamido-2,4,6-trideoxy-beta-L-altropyranose hydrolase: protein MPHALFRADASLYMGSGHIMRCLTLAQSLRSKGWQVSFVTRLFPGNLIDHIKTEGFTVHALPALPQQPSPTHPTESDLPSWLGTDWQADARQTAAVLQQLPVKKVDWLIVDHYGIEAKWETFLRPYTRRILVMDDLANRPHSCEILLDPNVLSAPRLSMTPYTGKIPAKTRQLLGPHYALLRPEFARLRDRRRVLQVDPQHMLVFFGGSDPSNQTKKALEALMLLEDSQLTADVVIGKNHPDPAGIQQLCERTPHFSLHVQTSRMAELLLRAGVVIGAGGTHTWERCCLGVPSVIVAVAANQVPLARAVHENGMALYLGRAEETTVEQMAEAVRGLRQNAARLSRMAAACWRTVDGKGAERVVAAMEETGGD from the coding sequence ATGCCTCACGCCCTTTTCCGAGCGGATGCCTCGCTGTACATGGGCAGCGGCCACATCATGCGATGCCTGACCCTGGCCCAATCACTGCGAAGCAAAGGGTGGCAGGTTTCGTTCGTGACCCGGCTTTTCCCCGGAAACCTGATCGACCACATCAAAACAGAAGGCTTCACTGTTCACGCCTTGCCAGCCCTCCCACAGCAACCATCACCGACCCATCCGACCGAAAGCGATCTCCCCTCTTGGCTAGGCACCGACTGGCAGGCCGATGCCCGGCAGACGGCTGCGGTTCTGCAGCAGCTTCCCGTTAAAAAAGTGGACTGGTTGATCGTGGACCACTACGGCATCGAGGCAAAATGGGAAACGTTCCTGCGCCCTTACACGAGGCGAATTCTGGTCATGGATGATCTCGCCAATCGTCCGCATTCTTGCGAGATTCTCCTCGATCCGAACGTCCTGTCTGCCCCGCGCCTGTCTATGACCCCCTATACCGGAAAAATACCCGCGAAGACGCGGCAGCTGCTTGGCCCGCATTATGCGCTTTTACGCCCGGAATTTGCCCGCCTGCGCGACAGGCGCCGCGTCTTACAGGTGGATCCGCAGCACATGCTGGTTTTTTTCGGGGGCAGCGACCCCTCCAATCAAACTAAAAAAGCGCTGGAAGCCTTGATGCTTTTGGAAGACTCCCAGCTGACGGCCGATGTCGTGATCGGAAAAAATCATCCCGATCCAGCCGGAATTCAGCAATTATGCGAGCGCACGCCGCACTTTTCTCTCCATGTGCAAACGAGCAGAATGGCGGAGCTACTGCTCCGTGCGGGGGTGGTGATCGGGGCAGGCGGGACCCATACGTGGGAGCGCTGCTGCCTGGGCGTCCCCTCTGTGATTGTAGCGGTCGCCGCCAATCAGGTGCCGTTGGCCAGAGCGGTCCATGAAAACGGAATGGCGCTCTACCTCGGGAGGGCGGAGGAGACGACCGTAGAGCAGATGGCGGAGGCTGTCCGGGGGCTTCGACAGAATGCGGCCCGCTTATCCCGAATGGCGGCTGCCTGCTGGCGCACGGTGGATGGGAAGGGAGCGGAGAGGGTCGTGGCCGCCATGGAGGAAACCGGCGGCGATTGA
- the fliS gene encoding flagellar export chaperone FliS, giving the protein MNRALQAYQRNSTTTATPAELTMMLYNAGIKFTKQAKQAIESKQIPLAHDSIIRIQDIVQELMITLNMDIPISKQLFSLYEYMLHRLIEANMKKDNAILDEMEDMFIQFRDTWKEAMVLAKKPVAETEST; this is encoded by the coding sequence ATGAATCGGGCTTTGCAAGCATATCAAAGAAACTCCACAACAACAGCTACACCAGCCGAGCTCACGATGATGCTGTATAATGCCGGAATCAAGTTCACCAAACAGGCAAAACAGGCGATCGAGAGCAAACAGATTCCCCTTGCGCACGACTCCATCATACGAATCCAGGATATCGTGCAAGAACTCATGATTACCTTAAACATGGATATACCGATTTCCAAACAGTTGTTCTCACTCTACGAATATATGCTCCACCGGTTAATTGAAGCCAACATGAAAAAGGACAACGCAATTTTGGATGAGATGGAAGATATGTTTATTCAGTTCCGTGACACCTGGAAAGAAGCCATGGTGCTCGCCAAGAAGCCGGTTGCAGAAACGGAGAGCACATAA